One window of Phalacrocorax carbo chromosome 1, bPhaCar2.1, whole genome shotgun sequence genomic DNA carries:
- the LOC104040822 gene encoding LOW QUALITY PROTEIN: matrix metalloproteinase-27-like (The sequence of the model RefSeq protein was modified relative to this genomic sequence to represent the inferred CDS: substituted 1 base at 1 genomic stop codon) — translation MKDLLLLLLMCAAVSNTLPVHPEKDNKEEDAKLVQDYLNKFYAVEPDPTQLGWKINAESTGEKLQKMQQFFGLKVTGKPDTETLEVMKKPRCGVPDVGLYGVTLPGWKKTNLTYRIVNHTPDMSKEDVDKAIQKAFKVWSTVTPLIFTRIHEGIADIMIAFGTKAHGHCPRYFDGPLGVLAHAFPPGIGFGGDVHFDEDEHWTTGSAGFNLFLVAAHEFGHALGLSHSNDQRALMFPNYAYISPSEFPLSPDDISGIQSIYGYPSNAPDKSPATPTSPKTCGSQMSFDAITTLQREVIFLKGRHLXRVYPDNSEAERELISAFWPTLPPGIEAVYENMKDQILFFKGNKYWVISGYQVLLGYPKNINILGFPKGVKKIDAAVCNKNTGKTDFFVGNKYWRFDENSQSMEKGYPRQTVADFPGISQKVDAVFQQKGLFYFFHGSRQWEFDPAAKKVIREIKSNSWFNC, via the exons GGAtcttttacttttgcttttaatgtgtGCAGCTGTTTCTAACACTCTTCCTGTCCACCCAGAGAAAGACAACAAAGAAGAAGATGCAAAGCTTGTACAG GactatttaaataaattctatGCTGTTGAGCCAGATCCAACTCAACTTggatggaaaataaatgctgaatCCACAGgtgaaaaacttcagaaaatgcaaCAATTTTTTGGTTTGAAAGTGACTGGAAAACCAGATACTGAGACATTGGAAGTAATGAAGAAACCCAGGTGTGGAGTTCCTGATGTGGGTCTCTATGGTGTTACTCTGCCAGGATGGAAAAAAACTAACCTGACATACAG AATTGTGAACCACACACCAGATATGAGCAAAGAGGATGTGGATAAAGCAATCCAGAAGGCATTTAAAGTGTGGAGCACTGTCACCCCGCTGATTTTCACTCGTATTCATGAGGGAATAGCAGATATAATGATTGCTTTTGGCACCAAAG CTCATGGACATTGCCCTCGTTATTTTGATGGCCCCCTTGGTGTCCTTGCTCATGCCTTTCCACCTGGCATTGGTTTTGGTGGTGATGTGCACTTTGACGAGGATGAACACTGGACCACAGGCTCAGCTG GGTTCAATTTGTTCCTTGTTGCTGCTCATGAGTTTGGCCATGCCCTGGGTCTCTCCCATTCTAATGACCAGAGGGCTTTGATGTTCCCCAATTACGCCTACATCAGCCCCAGCGAATTTCCCCTCTCTCCAGATGATATAAGTGGCATTCAGTCCATATATG GATATCCATCAAATGCCCCAGATAAAAGTCCAGCCACCCCTACCTCACCTAAAACCTGTGGCTCCCAGATGTCTTTTGATGCTATAACTACACTCCAACGAGAAGTCATTTTTCTAAAGGGCAG GCACTTATGACGAGTCTATCCTGATAATTCAGAAGCTGAACGTGAATTAATTTCTGCCTTCTGGCCAACTCTGCCACCTGGTATTGAAGCTGTGTATGAGAACATGAAAGATCAGATCCTATTTTTCAAAG gcaaTAAATACTGGGTTATCAGTGGGTATCAGGTGTTGCTTGGTTACCCAAAGAATATCAACATACTGGGTTTCCCTAAAGGTGTCAAGAAAATTGATGCAGctgtttgtaataaaaatacagggaaGACAGACTTTTTCGTAGGTAACAAGTACTGGAG GTTTGATGAAAACAGCCAGTCCATGGAGAAGGGTTATCCTAGACAGACAGTTGCTGACTTTCCAGGAATTAGCCAGAAGGTTGACGCTGTTTTCCAACAGAAAG gattaTTCTACTTCTTCCATGGATCGAGACAGTGGGAGTTCGACCCTGCTGCTAAAAAAGTTATCCGTGAAATAAAGAGTAACAGCTGGTTTAACTGTTAA